The following are encoded together in the Montipora capricornis isolate CH-2021 chromosome 5, ASM3666992v2, whole genome shotgun sequence genome:
- the LOC138048857 gene encoding uncharacterized protein translates to MAALIGERFGIKETGTTVTVPENSTAKLMYYLDCVAIVLQLDNPNLNRLKDYQRYYSLSEVEIDALLTLVLLFSPDELIGKVFFHSEDCGGSSNKFFELSAVTHMLAVSDNVLIGGERKRVAKIMFFKRSWLEKNYISPLRSFEGRLLRLALGLPGRAPAPARLQPPPRLSSPTAPSPVRHQPPPRPSSPTPLCSCNIL, encoded by the coding sequence ATGGCAGCACTTATTGGGGAACGCTTTGGAATAAAAGAGACGGGGACCACCGTCACAGTGCCAGAGAACTCGACAGCCAAACTGATGTACTACCTCGACTGCGTGGCAATAGTTCTTCAACTTGACAATCCTAATTTGAACAGGCTGAAGGACTATCAACGTTACTATTCCCTTAGCGAAGTAGAAATCGACGCCTTGTTGACACTGGTATTACTTTTCAGCCCAGATGAGCTGATTGGAAAAGTATTCTTCCACAGCGAAGACTGTGGCGGCAGCAGCAACAAATTCTTTGAATTGAGTGCCGTTACTCACATGTTAGCTGTGTCAGATAAcgttctgattggaggagaaagGAAGAGAGTTGCAAAAATCATGTTCTTCAAGAGAAGCTGGTTGGAAAAGAATTACATTTCACCCTTGAGGTCATTTGAGGGTCGTCTGCTAAGGTTGGCACTTGGTCTACCAGGCAGAGCTCCAGCTCCCGCGAGACTGCAACCTCCACCAAGACTGTCCTCTCCGACAGCTCCATCTCCTGTGAGACATCAACCTCCACCAAGACCGTCGTCTCCGACACCTTTATGTTCATGTAATATACTGTAG